GCTCGGGTTTAAAACCAAATTTTTCTACCAATTTCTTTTTTAATTTTATCGAAGAGTTTCCATAAATCAGTTTATCTTCTTCGTTTATTTTATTTCCATCTTCTTCGGCAGAGTAGAGCAGGTGCCAAAGTTGAAAGGAGGGTTGCTTGTCAAATCCTTCTTTTTTTGTGGCGTCAAAATGTAAGATTTCTGGTTTGATGCCAATTTCTTTGAAAACAGCCTCTAATTCTTCAACAATTTCAGAATTTGTTTTCTTTTCCCAGTCGTGCCCGTATCCTTCATATTCAGCAATTTGTCTGTAGACATTGAAAAGCATTTCATTGGTACGGTTACCTTCCAGACCATTTGCAAAATTAGTTTTCCAAATTTTGTCGCTTAGTCCCAAAAACTTTAAAACCTCTTTTTGTGTGAGGTTACCTCTAAGATTTAATTCCTTAAAAAGTTCTTTTTTGGTATCTAAATCTAATTCAAACTCCTCATTGTCATCTGTTTTTCTGATTTTAGAAAATTCTAAATTATTTAAATTCTGCCATATTTTAAATTCTTGAAAGAGTGGGGAAGATTTAGCAATTACACGACGACCAATAGTCTGCATTTTAGGCTTTTTGGTTGTTTTGTTGATAATTACATTTCCGTCTTTGTCCTTAGCTTCCACTTCTTTGCTTTCAAATTGGCAAAAACTTAAAATAGATTTCTGAGATTTCAATTTTCTTTGGTAGAAAATAATGACATCTCTTATTTCTTCTTTTAATTCATCAGTAAGTTCTGGGTGGAATTTAGCTTGAGTTTCCCAAATTTGTTCAAACTCATCTAAATAGTCTTGACGGTAGAAAACTTGATTTTTTAATGGCTTGTGTCTATTCTCTTGAATGCTTTTCCATAAGTATTCGCCTACAGTTTCTTTATTGAAATACAATTCTTTGCTTCGGTCGGAAATCGCTCCAAGATAGCCACTAGATTGATTAAGATTATTGTTGATTTCTACCAAGACATAAGCCACTTCCTCAATAGATAATTTTTGAGAAATAGCTTCTACTCTCCATTTATAATGTTGTAATTTTACTTCGTCTCTTTTGCCTTTATTTTCAGCGGTGTAAATTCCTTTTATTGCCAAAAATCTTTTTCGGCTATTCTGCTGTCCTTGTCCATCGAGTGCGGTATAAAGCTCATCATCTAAAATCTCTGGATAGAATTGTTTTTGAAAATTCCATACTTTATCAAACTCATTTTTTAAATCCGAACGATAAAAATCTGGAATATATTTTTTGCCGTTTTTTAGCAAAGAATAAACATATTCTCCTGGGGTAAGGTTGTTGTCATAAAGGTGTTTTGCGACTTTCATTCCGTCTATAGCCACACCTTCGTCTTCGCTTTTTACTTTGCGGCTACTTTTGTATCCTCTTTTCTTATTAATGGCTAAAAATACTCTAGCCAATTCCTCTAGTTCGATTCTTTCTCTGGCGGCTTTTGCTCGTATTTCAAGCGTTTGATATGTTGAGTTTTCTCCAATTTCAGTAAGTGGTGAGCATTCCTTTATAAGTTTATTTTGAATTAAGATCTTGATTAGATTTTCTCTTCTAAGTTTAAATCTTTGAAGGTTTCTCCTTGCGCTTCGTTTTAATGTGCGATCGGCATTGGTAGAGAGTGGTCGTCCTTTTTCAAAGTTCGTCTTTTCATCTACTGTTAATGGATTTACTCTTACACCTAATTTGATTATTTCAGATTGTTCGTTTTCGTTTTCAGCTTCTCTCACAAGAGCCCAGCCAATACTGTTGGTTCCAAGGTCTAGACCTAAAATCTTTTTCATAAAATCTTTAACTCTATTGTTTTGAGCTATAAATTTATGAAAATAATTTTAATTTTGTCAAAAAAATATTTTTGTGATTTAAAAAAAAAGTTTTATATTTGCAACAAGAACTTATAAAGCAAATCACAATAAGGATTATTCCGTTGTGAAAACATTTAGTGCCTCGACTATCTTCGGGGCAATTTTTTTATCCTAAAGTTTCTTAGTTCGTAGTTTGTTGATATATTCAACCAAAGGAAAAATACCGAAAATCTGATTTCCGATAAGCGTTAAAATGATTAAAAACAGTGGTTTGTAAATTAAATTGATCCAGAAATAATGGCTCTCGGGTAGGAGGTAGGCGATAGAAAAAGCCGAACCTATTAAAACGAGCGAACTTAGCATTTTTCGACTCAAAGGGAACACGCCAAACTTCACCCAGTTGAAAGTGATTTTAATCAAATTAAACATGGTGAGCGATATCGCCGTCGCCATCGCAACGCCTAAAAGCCTTAAATCAAAAACTTTAATAAAAATTAAATTCAAACTAATCGTGAGCGCTGCCAAAAGCAGCATAATCACAATATTGATTCGGTAGTATTTGGAAAGCGAAATAATGTGCCCATTAAAGCCCGTCGTCAGATCAAAGAGCATAGCACCACCCAAAACCCACAGAATAGGAGAGGCTTCAAGCAGCTTGTCGCCATTTTTGATCAGTTCTGTGAGGTAGGGAAATCCAACTAAAATACAGGAAAAAATCACTAAACCTTGAAAGAATAATTGAAACGAACTGTCTCTATAAAATTGGTTAAGTTCAGAATAATTTTTTTCTTCTAAATGTTGATTGATGATTGGTGCAGAAATACTGTTGATCCCCATTTGCGGAATCATCATAAACGATAAAATCGCCAGAATAATGCTATACACCCCGTTGGACTCAAACCCGATGAGCTCTCCAATCATAAAATTGTCCACGCGCAACGCCACATAATGCCCAATATTGCCCAGAAATCCGTATAAACTATAATTTACAACTTTTTTCCAGAGTTGATTGGTTTTTAAATAATTAAGACTAAAATCAGGTTGCAGTTTTTCTAATCGGTGCGCATACCAAACATAGCACAAAAGCGAAAAAGCAAACATTCCGATAAAAAACGAATACGCTATTTTTTCTTTTAAACCAAAATAGAAAAACAACGAAAAAGCACCGATATTCGCAATTTTAGGAAATAAATTTTCAAAAATGTTAGGAATTGCAATTCGCTTAAAATTAGAAATATATTTATTGAAAATAGCATTTAATGCTAAAATCAAAATCAAAGGCAAAATCAGAGATTTCATTTCCCGCACCGCCGATTCTTTGATGCTAGGAAAAAGCCAATTCGCTGCGAAAAATAAAATTGTAAATAGCGAAAAACTAAAAATCATGCTCAGAAGGCTCACCCATAAAAAATTCTGGTGTTTGCCCACTTTTTGTGCGTCGTAAAAGAATTTTACATTAGAAAACGACACGCCAAGCACCACGCAAGGCAAAAACATTTCTGCCGTAGAGAGCACATAGCGTAATTTCCCGTAAAAGTCTAAATCATTGGGAAATATAAAGATTACGGCAAGTGTTCCCAGGGCAAAACCTAGGTAGCCTACAAGGGAATATTTAATACTTTGCCGTGCAACAATGCCCATTTTTTAAGTCAGATTTTTTAATAAAAAACAAAGGTAGATATTTTTGCTGAATGAAATCGGTTTTTTGTATTTTTGGCGTTTAGTGCTTTAAAAATCACGGCAAAAAATGATTTTCAAGCGTTTAATTGAAAATTTTTAGTCAAAATAAGGCAAAACCAAAAATAATTTCTATCTTTGCCACCCAATTTAAAAATCATACAAAATGAATCATTACGAAACTGTTTTCATTTTAACTCCCGTTCTGTCTGATTCTCAGGTGGAGGAAGCAGTTAAAAAAGTTGAAAACTTCCTAAAGGAAAGAGGTACAGAGATTGTACACCAAGAAAACTGGGGACTACGCAAATTAGCTTACCCAATTCAATTGAAAAGAAACGGATTCTATCACCTAATCGAATGGAAAGGAGAAGGAAATGTGGTAGCAGATCTAGAGTTGATGTTTAAACGCGACGAGCGTGTATTGCGTTACTTAACCGTGAAATTAGACAAACACGGAATTGAGTGGGCAGAAGACAGAAGAAAACAAAAAGCATCGTCTAACAAATAAAAAATACAACTATGGCAATTGATGAATTAGCAAAACAAGTAGAGCAAGGCGGTGAATCAGAAATCCGTTATTTAACTCCAATCGATATTGAAACTCAATCTACTGAAATGTTCTGTAGATTTAAAAAATTCGGAATCAAATATGTAGATTACAAAGATCCAGATTTCTTACTACAATTTGTGAACGAGCAAGGTAAAATCTTACCAAGAAGATACACTGGTACTTCTTTGAAATACCAAAGAAAAGTGGCTCAAGCTATCAAAAGAGCTCGCCATTTAGCTTTATTACCATTTGAAACAGATTTATTAAAATAACCCAAAATAAGAAACTAAAATGCAAGTAATTTTAACAAAAGACGTAGAAAACTTAGGTTTTGAGTTTGAAGTAGTTTCAGTAAAACCGGGTTACGGAAGAAACTTCTTAATCCCTCAAGGTTTGGCTAAATTAGCTACTCCTAAAAACATCGAGGAATTAAATAAGGTTTTAGAAGATAGAAAAGCACACGAAGAAGCTCTTATCGCAGAAGCAAATAAAATTATCGAGGCTGTTAAAGGTCTTGAACTAGTAATCGCTGCTAAAGTGGGAGAGGGGGATAAACTTTTCGGTTCTGTAAATAACGCAGATTTAACTGACTTGTTGAACCAAAAAGGTGTGAATGTTGAACGTAAACATGTATCTATCTTAGGTAGAAACATTAAGAGATTAGGTTCTTACACTGCTATTGTGAAACCTCACAGAAGTGTACAAACTGAAATTTCTTTCGACATTGTACCAGAATAATTTTATTTAATAAAAAATTTAAAAACGGATGATTCTTTATAGAACCATCCGTTTTTTTATGCTTTGATTTTTCTTATGAAAATTAGAATTTAGGCAATTCCACTTCTGTTGCCCCTAATTTGTATCGTTGGAAATCGGCATCGTAAAAATGATAGCCCATTTCGTTTAGCCATTTTTTCACTTCAGTTTCTAGGATACCTTCTCCTTTTCCGTGGATGATCACGACACGATCGTAGCCATGCTCTCTAGCTCTTTCCACTCTTTTCTTTAGAGAGTTCATTTGGCGGGCTAAAATCAAGTTTTTTGCCAATAATCGGTCGTAGTTTTCTAATTGGGCATAATGCAAATCAATTTCCAGAGGTGGTTTTCTGATTTTCTTTGTTTTTTTAGCCACCTTCTCCTTTCCAGTTTTGATTTCTGGCATTTTTGCACGAGGGTCAAAAACTTTTTCTACCTTTTTCTTTTTAGGCGTTAATTTTTTAGCCTCTTTTTTTGGGGTAGTTTTTGGAGCAGAAAATTCAATTTCTTCTTCCATTCCTACATCGGGCAGAAGCTCTTTAGGTTCGTAGAGCATCTCAAAACCAAAATCGGTTTCAATGGTGATTTCGTTTTCGTTCACTTTGGTTACAGTGCCGTTGAGATTATCATCGATTACTTTTACTTTATCGCCTATTTTAAAATGTATCATAGTTTGGATTTAATGGTTGAATTCATAAAGGTAATAAAAAATAGGGATTTTATGCTTTTTTTAGCTTAAAACTTTTAAATAAAAAAACAATCCCCAATAAATTGAGGATTGTTGTAAACAATAAAAATAATTAAAGATGAATTATAATTCTGCAATATATCTTTCAGCGTCAAGAGCGGCTTTACACCCAGAGCCCGCTGCCGAAATCGCTTGGCGATAAGTGTGATCTTGCACATCTCCTGCCGCAAAAACACCAGGAATATTAGTGTGAGTTCCTTTGCCTTGTGTAATGATATAACCAGTTTCATCGGTATCCACCACACCTTGGAAAAGCTCTGTATTTGGTTTGTGCCCAATGGCTATGAAAACTCCATCTACAACCAAATCGCGTTTTTCTTGTGTTTGATTGTTAAAAATATGAGCTTTTTCTACTACCATTTCTCCGCTAAGACCTTCCAGTTCATGATTAAATAAAACCTCAATGTTTGGTGTGCTTAATACTCGGTCTTGCATTACTTTAGAAGCACGCATTTCGTCTTTTCTCACTAAAAGATACACTTTGTTGCAAAGCTTTGCCAAGTAAGTAGCTTCTTCCGCAGCAGTATCACCGCCACCAATTACAGCTACATCTTTGCCTCTATAGAAGAATCCGTCGCAAGTGGCGCAAGCTGAAACTCCGCTTCCTGCATATTTTTTCTCGTCGTCTAAGCCTAAATATTTTGCCGACGCACCCGTTGAGATAATAACGGTTTTGGTATTATAAACATCTCCGTTATTGGTAATTACTTGATGAATACCACCTTTTTCTTGGCTTAATTTTACTTCTTTTACAAAATCAAAAATTACTTTAGTACCGAATCTTTCTGCTTGTTTTTGCAAATCAGTCATTAATTCTGGTCCCATGATCCCATCGGGATAGCCAGGGAAATTCTCAACATCTGTAGTTGTAGTGAGTTGTCCACCTGGCTGCATGCCTGTAATCACGATAGGGTGCATTTCAGCTCTGGCGGCATAGATAGCTGCAGTGTATCCTGCTGGTCCCGAACCTATTATAATAACATTGTGTGTAGTATCTGACATAATTGTTTAGTTTTTTTACAAATTTATTGAATTAAAATGAATATTTTATCATATTTCAAATTTTGTATTGTTTAAAAAATCTCTTGTATCTTTATTGCTAAGAAATTTTTTAAAATATATTGAAATGAAGAAAATCGCTATTGTTTTAAGTTTTTTAAGTCTTTGTGTTTTTGGACAAAATCAATATTCGCCTTACTATTATCAGCGTGTAAGTTTGTTTGAAGAATTACCCATTACGCCCAATGATGTAGTGTTTTTGGGCAACAGCATTACCGATGGTGCTGAGTGGCAAGAGCTTTTTCCAGATGTTTCTATTAAAAATAGAGGAATCAGTGGAGATGTGTGTCAAGGTGTTTTAGACCGATTGGAGCCGATTGTTTCTGGAAAGCCAAACAAAGTTTTTCTACTCATCGGAACCAATGATTTGGCACACAAAGTGAGCAATGATTCTGTGGTGAGTGGGATTAAAACTATCGTAAAAACAATTCAACAAAAATCTCCAAAAACTAAAATTTATTTACAAAGTATTTTGCCTGTAAATGATTCTTTTACCAAATTTAAAGGTCATTACGCACGCATTCATGATATTCCACTCATCAATGCAGAATTAAAGGCGTGGGCTCCCAAAGTTGGGATTACTTACATTGATTTGTACAAAGATTTTGTAATCCCAAACACCCATCAATTAAATCCAGACTTCACCAACGATGGTTTGCATCTTTTGGGCAAAGCCTATGTGCATTGGGCAAAATTGATTAAGCCATATCTTAATGAGCGATGATTTTGTAATTTTTGCCTTTTTTGCCTACATTTTTAATTTCCAATGATTTCCAATTTTGGGGGAGTATTGGATTTTTTTGTTGAATTCCTTCGGGAGTAAATTCTAAACCGCCAAATCCAAAAAGCACTGCTTGGAGCAATCCGCCTGCGGCTGTGGTAAAATAAGTGGTGTTGGAGTTTCGTGTTTCGGCAAGGGCACCAAAAGGTGGTCTTTTGTAGGGGGCGTAACTTTCGTGAAAAAGTCGTTCAGCTTCTTTTTTGTTGCCTAATTTAGCATAAAGGATAGACAAAATTGCATGGCTCATCGCAGGACCATCAGGCGAAATTTTAGATTCATAATATTTTAAATCCTTCAAAATTTGATTTTTATCTTGGATTACGCCAAGCGGATACGCCAATAAATTCACATCTACTTGTTTGATGATCTCTCCCCCGTAGTTCTTGTGTTCTTTAGTTATTCCATTTTCAAACTGATGGAAAACGAGTCCATTTGCAATTTTTTGCCAAGTCTTGGGCGCTTCTTTGCCTAGAATTTTTGCCGATTGGGTGGCGTATTGTAGTGATTTTAACGCTACGGCATTGGTAAACGCATTGTCGTCTACATTGTGTGCAAATTCATTCGCGCCGATGCAATTTAAAATAGAATAAGATCCATCCGGATTTTGCGTTGCTCGGCTCACCCAAAAATCTGCCACATTTTCCAACACCGAAAAATTGTTTTTAAGCCAATTTTTATCCTGAGTCAATAAATAATATTGCCAAAAAGCTACACCCACATCACCCGTGATATGGTGTTCAAATGGTCCTGTGAGTGCAAAAGTAGGCGTAGATTCTTCGCCTTTGTTATCGCTTTCCCATGGGAACATAGCACCATGGTAATTATAAGTTTTTGCTTTGGCAATGGCTTGAGCTAAATGTTTTTTTCGGTAGGCAAGCATTGAGTGAGCTAAATCTTTGTTTAAAAGTAAAATAGGCGGGTACATCCAGAGTTCGGCATCCCAAAATATATGCCCATTATAAGGCGATTGTTGTGAAATTCCCAACGGTGGAATGCTTAAAGCTTCTCCTGCTCGCACCGACGAGTACAATTGAAATAATGCTAAACGAACATCTTTTTGTGCTACAGCATCCCCTTCAATCACAATGTCCGATTGCCATAAATCTTCCCATAATTTTTGATGTTGCGCCCACAATTGGTCGTAACCTTGTAAAATATTATAAATACAAATTCGCTCAGATTTTGTGCTTGGATATTCGCTCTCTTGGTTGCTACATTGTACTCCTAGCCATGAAAATTCATAATTTTCTCCTTTTTTTAATTTTTGGCTAAAGCTCAAGCTATTTTTTGAGCCATCGACTTTTTGTTTCAATTTTGGAATTTTATGTGCTTCGGTAAAAGCAATATTTTTCCACAAAAACGAACAAGTGGTGGCCAAAGTTGTCTTTTTTGTAGGACTTTCTGCAACTGAATTTAATAAATAAAGATTAGTTTCTAAATCTCTATGCTGAATGAATTTTTGTTGTTTAATCGTGTAGTTTTCAGGGCTTATGATGTTTCCTTGTACTTTAATTTCAATTGGTTTAAATGCTGAAATTTTCACATTTATCATTGCCGAATTTTTATACGAACGAAGGGCAAAAATATCATAACTGATTTTAGCCTTATTTTTATAATTAAAGGAAGTTGTGAGTTTGGCTTGTTTTAAATCTAAAGTTTGTCGCCAGTTGGAAATATTCTCAAGCGAAATTAATTCTCCGTCAATCCAAAGGTCTAAATCTATAAAATTCATGCCTTTAACGATTTGGCTTACATGCAAATTCGGGTCTTCGTCAAATACATTATTCAGCACAATATGCTCTACTTTGAAAGGTTTTTCGCTACTTTGCATGCCTAGAAAACCATTGGCAAGTGCCACACCGTGATAATTTTCGTAAGAATCAGCTTGAATTTTCCAATTTTCATCTATTTGTGCAAAGCACAAAAATCCAATCAAAAAATAAATGAAAAACACATTTTTTTCCAATTCATTCCTTTAATAATTTAGCAATCTACCAATTTTACACTTACGGCTAATCCGCCCTCAGAGGTTTCTTTGTATTTGGAATTCATGTCTTTAGCCGTTTGCCACATGGTGTGAATCACATGGTCTAGCGACACTTTTGGGTGCTCGGCATCGAGTGCCAATTCCGATGCATTGATGGCTTTGATGGCGCCCATAGAATTTCGCTCAATACAAGGAATTTGCACTAAACCTTCAATCGGGTCGCAAGTAAGTCCTAAATGATGTTCCATGGCGATTTCTGCAGCATTCATACATTGAGCAGGCGTTCCACCACGCAATTCGCAGAGAGCCCCTGCAGCCATGGCCGACGATACGCCGATTTCTGCTTGGCATCCACCCATAGCGGCCGAAATCGTTGCGTTGCGTTTAAAAATGCTACCAATCACGCCCGCAGTGAGCAAAAATCGTTTAATTTCTTCAAAGCCAGCTTTGTGGTTTTCTACGCTTAAATAAAACATCAATACGGCAGGGATTACCCCTGCAGAACCATTGGTAGGAGCCGTAACCACACGCCCAAGCGAAGCGTTTACTTCGTTTACAGCAATGGCAAAAGTGGAAACCCATTTAAAAATTTCTCGATAAAACATGCGCGTTTTTCGGATGCTTTTGAGCCAATTATTGGGGTGGGTATAAGGAAATCTCGGATCTTTTAATTTTTGGTACATATCATAAGCTCTGCGGCGCACCATAAGTCCGCCAGGCAGGAAACCTTCGGTGTGGCAGCCAACATAAATCGACTCAAGCATCACTTTCCAAATGGCTTTTAATTGGTGATTGATTTCTTCTTCGGTGCGCACACTTAATTCGTTTTGCAACACGACATCAGAAATGTTCATATTGAGCTCATTACAATAGTTTAGTAAATCTTTAGCCTTATAAGTAGGGTATGGAAAAGATTGGTTGTCAGATAAATCCACCATTTCTTCGGTTTCTTCTTTGGTGATGAATCCACCGCCGATAGAGTAGAAGGTAGAATCGTAATTTTCGCCATTATCAAGAAAAGCGGTAATCTTCATCCCGTTGGCATGATAGGGTAAAAACTCCTTGTTGAATTTAATCTGTTCAAAATCGAAATATATCGTTTTTTGATTGTCTAAAAGCAAGTTATGATGCGTGCGAATATGCCCAATGATGCTATCAATGCTTTCCACAGGAATCGTCACGGGGTCGGTGCCGCTCAAGCCCAAAAGAATTGCCAAATCTGTAGCGTGGCCTTTGCCCGTAAGCGAAAGCGAGCCATACAAATCGATTTGAATCCCATTGACTAAATCAAAAATGTTGCGATTTTTTAATTCTTCCAAGAATTGCTGAGCCGCGCGCCATGGTCCCAGAGTGTGCGAACTTGATGGTCCCACACCGATTTTGAGCATATCAAAAACACTAATATTTTCCATTTCTAAAGATTATAAATTGCAAAAAGAGCGGATTTATATCTCGCATAAATCCGCCTTAAAGATAAGAAATATTATTAAGTTTTTTTAAAATTTATAGCCTACGCCCGCTTGAATAGAAAAATCCAATAAGCCTTCGTCTTTCGTTAAATTATGGAATTTAAGTGCTGGACTTAAACTGAAAATAAAATTCGAATATGGATATTCTAATCCCGCCGAAGCGCCAAGCCCTATGCCTGATTGTTTATTAGCTTTTTTTGTTTTATTGAGTTGAACATCAAATAAAGGTCCGCCACTCACAAAGAAATAGTTTAAAAAATTATAATGAACAAAGACTGGAATGCTTAAAAGATGAAAATTTTCTGTCTTGTTCGGGGACGGCTCGGTAATACCTGGAATCTCATCGTACTCTGTAACCATTTCATTTCCAATATAATTAACGCCTGTAGCTATATGGAAATTATTTGCAATTTTTCTTAAATATTGAATTTCTACATTTGTTTTTGGCTTAACTGAGTAAGATGATCCACCAGACACAGGTGGAAATTGAGATAAATCTACAATATTAAAATTATACGAAAATCGAATTTGATTTTTTTGCTGTGCTTGTGACAATCCGCTGATTATCAATAATAGCAATGCAAAACTACGAAATAATTTTGTTCTCATATTTAATTAAATTTTGTATACCAAATATAGGAATTATTTAATATGTTTTGTGAAAAAGATTAAGTTTTTTCATAAATTTCACCTCGCAGTGTAATGTTGCGTTGTGCGAGTTCAGTTCTAATTTTTTCGAAACTTTTTCGGTTGTAGTAAGTATAAAAATGCGTATAGCTAAAATCTTTTAAAACTATTCCGATTTGGTTGTTTACATTGTTGGGCGCGCCCCGTTCAAAAATAACTTCTTGAATATCTTGTATTCTGTATGCCTTAAAATACCAAGGAAAATAGAGATTTTTGATGATTAAATATTGCTGAGAAAAAACTAAATAATAACTCTGCTGTCCATTGATTCCATAAAAAAACACGATGATAAAAATGGGCAAAATAAGAATAATTGAAAGCGGAAAGAGCGTTTTTGGGAAAAGCGAAGTTGAAAGCCCTAAGATGAAAAGCATCAATCCATTATTGAAATTGAAAAGATAATTTCCTTTGTATTCTGTTCTTTTTTCGTTGAAGGTTTCTCGCTTCAGCACAGGTTTGATTTCAATCGGAGTGTAATGTTCATCTCGCTGAACAACTTGGTAGAGCAATAGATTTAAATCTTTTAAATTTTGATAAAAATAATAGGGCAAAATCAATTTTTTTTCATCATCAAAAACGATTTCAGCAACTTCGGCCTGTCTTGTGAGCCTTAGTTTTTTGGTATTAAGTTTCAAACTTTTAATTTGATTTAAAGTATATTCCTGATTTTTAAAAGAAATGCTGTTTTCGTCTGCAATGATTTTGAATGGCAAAGATAAAAAATCGAAATAAAGAGTAATTGCAATCAGCGCAAAAAGCATAATAGCTATCATCAACAAAAGGCTACTTCCTTTTTCAATTGCAGTGTAAAAGCTCATGCTAGCGACTGGAAGTAAAAATAGAAAGCACACGCCCAATAAAATGGCTAAATATATTTTGTTTGGTTTTACGACAACTTGTTCAAACATCTCAGTAGTTTAGTCAATGTAAAGATACTGAATTTTGTGTATTTTAGTCTATTTCTTCATGTAGAATTCTATGCATGTTTCGGATTCTTTATCCATAAAAAAAATCGGAATTTGATATATTTTTTAATCTTTAATTAAATTTCAAAGCACAAAAAAATGGGGAAAATCTAATTTTCCCCACTTTTCTCAATTACATAGTATTTCGAAAAAAAAACTATCTTATTTTCTTTTGGCTTTAGCTACCCAAGTTTTTCCGTCTTGTTGAACAAAAAGAGTCAAATCTTTATCATTGATTCTCACATATTGTCCTTCGCCAAGTCCTTCTACTACGATAGTTGAATTTTCTCCTTTTTTGATTTTAATTCCTGTAAGTGTAGGAATTTTTCCATCTGTTTTAGAGAATTCAAAATTGTACTTGTCTCCAGCTTTTACTACGGTAACTTTACCATCTTGGATTTTCACATTGTCTTCATCA
This Ornithobacterium rhinotracheale DNA region includes the following protein-coding sequences:
- a CDS encoding lipopolysaccharide biosynthesis protein gives rise to the protein MGIVARQSIKYSLVGYLGFALGTLAVIFIFPNDLDFYGKLRYVLSTAEMFLPCVVLGVSFSNVKFFYDAQKVGKHQNFLWVSLLSMIFSFSLFTILFFAANWLFPSIKESAVREMKSLILPLILILALNAIFNKYISNFKRIAIPNIFENLFPKIANIGAFSLFFYFGLKEKIAYSFFIGMFAFSLLCYVWYAHRLEKLQPDFSLNYLKTNQLWKKVVNYSLYGFLGNIGHYVALRVDNFMIGELIGFESNGVYSIILAILSFMMIPQMGINSISAPIINQHLEEKNYSELNQFYRDSSFQLFFQGLVIFSCILVGFPYLTELIKNGDKLLEASPILWVLGGAMLFDLTTGFNGHIISLSKYYRINIVIMLLLAALTISLNLIFIKVFDLRLLGVAMATAISLTMFNLIKITFNWVKFGVFPLSRKMLSSLVLIGSAFSIAYLLPESHYFWINLIYKPLFLIILTLIGNQIFGIFPLVEYINKLRTKKL
- the rpsF gene encoding 30S ribosomal protein S6 encodes the protein MNHYETVFILTPVLSDSQVEEAVKKVENFLKERGTEIVHQENWGLRKLAYPIQLKRNGFYHLIEWKGEGNVVADLELMFKRDERVLRYLTVKLDKHGIEWAEDRRKQKASSNK
- the rpsR gene encoding 30S ribosomal protein S18, with the translated sequence MAIDELAKQVEQGGESEIRYLTPIDIETQSTEMFCRFKKFGIKYVDYKDPDFLLQFVNEQGKILPRRYTGTSLKYQRKVAQAIKRARHLALLPFETDLLK
- the rplI gene encoding 50S ribosomal protein L9, which produces MQVILTKDVENLGFEFEVVSVKPGYGRNFLIPQGLAKLATPKNIEELNKVLEDRKAHEEALIAEANKIIEAVKGLELVIAAKVGEGDKLFGSVNNADLTDLLNQKGVNVERKHVSILGRNIKRLGSYTAIVKPHRSVQTEISFDIVPE
- a CDS encoding Smr/MutS family protein — protein: MIHFKIGDKVKVIDDNLNGTVTKVNENEITIETDFGFEMLYEPKELLPDVGMEEEIEFSAPKTTPKKEAKKLTPKKKKVEKVFDPRAKMPEIKTGKEKVAKKTKKIRKPPLEIDLHYAQLENYDRLLAKNLILARQMNSLKKRVERAREHGYDRVVIIHGKGEGILETEVKKWLNEMGYHFYDADFQRYKLGATEVELPKF
- the trxB gene encoding thioredoxin-disulfide reductase — translated: MSDTTHNVIIIGSGPAGYTAAIYAARAEMHPIVITGMQPGGQLTTTTDVENFPGYPDGIMGPELMTDLQKQAERFGTKVIFDFVKEVKLSQEKGGIHQVITNNGDVYNTKTVIISTGASAKYLGLDDEKKYAGSGVSACATCDGFFYRGKDVAVIGGGDTAAEEATYLAKLCNKVYLLVRKDEMRASKVMQDRVLSTPNIEVLFNHELEGLSGEMVVEKAHIFNNQTQEKRDLVVDGVFIAIGHKPNTELFQGVVDTDETGYIITQGKGTHTNIPGVFAAGDVQDHTYRQAISAAGSGCKAALDAERYIAEL
- a CDS encoding GDSL-type esterase/lipase family protein, translating into MKKIAIVLSFLSLCVFGQNQYSPYYYQRVSLFEELPITPNDVVFLGNSITDGAEWQELFPDVSIKNRGISGDVCQGVLDRLEPIVSGKPNKVFLLIGTNDLAHKVSNDSVVSGIKTIVKTIQQKSPKTKIYLQSILPVNDSFTKFKGHYARIHDIPLINAELKAWAPKVGITYIDLYKDFVIPNTHQLNPDFTNDGLHLLGKAYVHWAKLIKPYLNER
- a CDS encoding glycoside hydrolase family 65 protein, whose amino-acid sequence is MFFIYFLIGFLCFAQIDENWKIQADSYENYHGVALANGFLGMQSSEKPFKVEHIVLNNVFDEDPNLHVSQIVKGMNFIDLDLWIDGELISLENISNWRQTLDLKQAKLTTSFNYKNKAKISYDIFALRSYKNSAMINVKISAFKPIEIKVQGNIISPENYTIKQQKFIQHRDLETNLYLLNSVAESPTKKTTLATTCSFLWKNIAFTEAHKIPKLKQKVDGSKNSLSFSQKLKKGENYEFSWLGVQCSNQESEYPSTKSERICIYNILQGYDQLWAQHQKLWEDLWQSDIVIEGDAVAQKDVRLALFQLYSSVRAGEALSIPPLGISQQSPYNGHIFWDAELWMYPPILLLNKDLAHSMLAYRKKHLAQAIAKAKTYNYHGAMFPWESDNKGEESTPTFALTGPFEHHITGDVGVAFWQYYLLTQDKNWLKNNFSVLENVADFWVSRATQNPDGSYSILNCIGANEFAHNVDDNAFTNAVALKSLQYATQSAKILGKEAPKTWQKIANGLVFHQFENGITKEHKNYGGEIIKQVDVNLLAYPLGVIQDKNQILKDLKYYESKISPDGPAMSHAILSILYAKLGNKKEAERLFHESYAPYKRPPFGALAETRNSNTTYFTTAAGGLLQAVLFGFGGLEFTPEGIQQKNPILPQNWKSLEIKNVGKKGKNYKIIAH